The Ipomoea triloba cultivar NCNSP0323 chromosome 14, ASM357664v1 region ATAGACTTAGTGTATATTAAGAAGCCCGACTTCATCTTCCTCATGGAAACCAAGGTGGGGAGGATTCATGCTGAGTGTGTGCGAATAAAACTTGGTTTTGAAGGTTTATTTTACGTTGATAATGTTGGGTTGAGTGGCGGACTAGCTCTGTTTTGGAGAACGAATAACACGGCAAAGCTTTTGAGTTTTTCTAAAAACCATATTGATGTGGAAGTGTCACTTACAGGGTATGGAGTTTGGCGTATGACTGGTTTTTATGGCTTTCCGGAGCGTGGTCGCAGGAGTGAGTCATGGGATCTGTTGCGGTCATTAGCTGGTAGGTCCCCCCTTCCCTGGGTGGTCCTTGGCGATTTTAATGACCTCTTATTTCAATACGAGAAGCGTGGTGGCAATCCACACCCTGATTCTCTCCTTCGTGGTTTCGGGGAGGCGGTCGCTGACTGTGGGTTGTCTCAGTTATCTATGCATGGCCACCCGTTTACTTGGCAGAGAGGGAAAGGCACTACGGACTGGCTGGAGGAGAGGCTCGATAAAGTGTTAGCTAGGGAAGATTGGTGTGATGCCCTTCCTTGCGCTACCGTAACGAACATCCTGACTCGGACCTCCGATCATTCTGCCCTATATCTGGGGATTAAGGATGTTCGGCCGAGACATCATAGGGCTCGCAGGAGATTTAGGTTTGAAATGGCATGGCTTCATGATGAGGGGTGTCGACATCAGGTGGAAGGTGCTTGGGAGGAGGGTAGAGATGGTGGTTTCCTCCGGCGTCTTGAGCACTGTGGTGACAGGCTGTTACGTTGGAGCGGTGACCGATTTCATAAGTTCGGGGAAAGGATTAAGAGCCTTCGCAAGGAGCAGTTGCACTTGCAAGGGGCTGTTGACCCCCTTTCTTTGGCAGAATATCAGCGTATTGAAGCACAGTTGTGTAGCCTTGAGGCCTAGGAAGATTCTTTTTGGAGGCAGCGAGCAAAGCAACACTGGCTGAAAGGTGCAGATGCCAACACGAAGTTTTTTCACAGGTATGCTTCTGCTCGtagaaagaaaaatatgctTTTTAGATTGAAAAATGATTCTAGCTTGTGGGTAGAGAATGAGGGGCTGTTTTCTCTTGTGCTTAATTATTTTGAAGATATCTTTACCTCAAATAATTCTTCACCCCCTACGGATTATTTCTTTGAGTCTGTGACCCCTCGAGTCTCCCAGAGTCAGAATGAGAATCTCCTAAGGCCTTTTGAGGCGGAGGAGGTCAAAGCGGCTCTTTTTTCTATGTTCCCTGATAAAGCTCCAGGCCCAGATGGGATGAACCCGGGGTTCTATCAACATTTTTGGGATGTTGTGGGGGAGGATGTCACGTCTTTTGTGCTCAATTGTCTGTCTACTTGCTCCTTTCCGGAAGGGCTAAATGATACCAATGTTGTGTTAATTCCGAAGAAGTGTGTTCCCCAGATGGTTACTGACCTCTGCCCTATTGCTCTGTGTAATGTGGTGTACAAGTTCATGGCTAAAATGATAGCTAACAGAATGAAACCTCTACTAGGAGATGTGATCTCTGAATCCCAAAGTGCTTTTATTCCCGATAGGCTTATTACTGATAACATTCTGATTGCTGCGGAGATGGGACATTATTTGAATAGAAATCAGAATGGGGTAGTTGGTTGGGGTGCCCTCAAGTTGGACATGGCAAAGGCTTATGATCGTATGGAGTGGTCATTCCTTCGCAGGATGTTGTTGGCTCTGGGTTTTGCTGATGATTGGGTCAAATTAATTATGCTATGTGTCTCCTCTGTCTCATATAATTTTCAGGTAAATGGTGAGATCATTGGGCAGGTCTCCCCAACTCAGGGAATTCGACAAGGAGATCCGCTCTCACCATATTTGTTTATCATTTGTGCAGAGGGTCTCTCACTCCTATTACAGCAGGCTGAATCCCGAGGATCGTTTCATGGTTGTAGGGTGGCCCGAGGGGCACCTTCAGTCTCACATTTACTTTTTGCAGATGATAGCCTCTTGTTCTTCAAAGCCAATGCTCAGGAAGCTGGGGTTATTAAGCAATGTTTGAACAAGTATGAGGCAATGTCGGGGCAGGCTGTCAATTTTCACAAATCCAGTGTGTGTTTTAGTAGGAATACGTCTGTGGCTGACAGGGAGGAAGTGGCAGCGGTTCTGGGTGTTAATCAAGCCCCTAACTTTGGTAAATATCTGGGCCTGCCTTCCTTTGTAGGGAGAAATAAGAAGGTTGTTTTCTCGTACATTGAGGATAAAATCCGACACAGGATTGGCTCATGGAATAAAAGGCTGCTTTCTCGGGCTGGTAAGGAGGTTCTCTTGAAAAGTGTGGCACAATCTATGCCTACCTTTTGTATGAGTGTTTTCTTGCTCCCTGAGTCAGTCTGTCTATCAATTGAAAGAGTCATGAATCGATATTGGTGGGGTTCAGGAGGTGATAGAGGCATTCATTGGAACGCATGGGATCGTCTATGTGTCCCTAAAAAGTATGGTGGGTTGGGGTTTAAGGAGCTAAGGGCTTTTAACCTGGCAATGCTGGGCAAACAAGTGTGGCGCTTTCTTACTAATCCTCATTCTTTAGTGGCTCGTATCTACAAAGCAAGGTACTTCCCCAAGTCCTCTTTTATTGATGCTTCGGTTGGGGGATGCCCGAGTTACTGTTGGCGAAGTATAATGGCAGCCCATGATCTGGTTTGTTCAGGAGTTAGAAGGAGGATAGGGAATGGCAAGTCAACCTTGATTTGGGGTCATCCATGGCTTCCGGATGATCCTGGACCAATGGTTCAGACTGTAATGCCCCAAACTCTCGCTGGGGCGGCTGTTTCAGGATTGATTGACCCCACTACTAACACCTGGGATCAGACAATCCTTCATGATATTTTCACCCTTAATGATGTCAGACGCATTTTAAGTATCCCGGTAAGCCCCGAGCATGAGGATTCTTGGTTTTGGGCTGGAGACCCTAAGGGTTGTTACACCGTGAAAGATGGTTATAGGTGCACCCGTGGTGAAGTTTTCATTGACCCGGCCTCTTTTGATAAATGGTTaccattatgaaaaattgaagcCCCACCAAAGTGGAAGTCTTTTTTATGGAGAGCCCTCTCAGATATCCTCCCCCTAACTCCAAATTTGATCTTAAAAAGGGTAGATGTTGATCCAACATGCCCTATGTGTGGCTTAGCACATGAGAGTTTAATGCATACATTCCTTTTGTGTGACTTTTCAAGATTAGTTTGGCATGAGTTATCCTTTGCTGTTTCAAGTATCCCAGGCAATGAATTCCGTGTGTGGCTGTCTAATGCTATGTCTATGCTTACGTTTGAACAGTTTCTTGCTGCTGTTGCGGTTTTGTATTTCATTTGGACTGCACGAAATAAGGCAGTTTGGGACGCTTGCTTACCGACTCCGCGACGAGTGTGGCAGATGGCAACTTCGGCTGCTGACGCGTGGAGGCAAGTTCATCAACACATGCCAGGGCCCTCCACTCCAGACGGCGTCGAGGCAGGAGCTACACTCTCGGCTGCAGTACATCAGGGTGACATGCTCCACCGCTGCTTCTTTGATGCTGGTTTTTTGCCGAAGTCAAGGAAGGCGTCGGTCGGGGTTGTGCTTCTTTCACCAGAAGGGGATTTCGTCGCAGCCTTCAACAGCCCCATGCAGGACTGTCTCTCCCCGCTCATGGCGGAATCAGTCGCCTGCAAGGAGGTTCTTTCTTGGATTAAAGATCGCGGCTTGGGTTCAGTCGTTCACTTCACGGATTGCTCAGGACTCCAGCAGCTACTTACATCGGTACGTAATGATATTCTGTCATATGTTGCCTTTTCGGTTAACGCCTCAAAACTGATCATGTCAACCTTCGATCATTGTTCGGTGAGGACGGTTTCTAGGTCTGCGAATCTAGCCGCTCACTCGCTTGCTTCTTTAGctttttctcaacctaatgCTTTGTACTGGGATGTTTTCCCTCCCGACTCTATTTCGTCTCTGATTTAATACAGTGCTTTGTGgttggctttcaaaaaaaatatatattcaattcttaAATAAAAGTGTtctaaaattaattatgaaataaaattaataagtcTAAAATCCGAAAGTTCAAGAATGAGCATGAAATTAATACAAAAAGCTCATGACTAGAAAGTCTAAAATCAAATTCACTTATTCAAAAGTTAAAAGTAAGTCCACATAAAGTTTTGAAAGGGTTAAATTGGTTGGGTCGTAAAACATGATTAGTGTATCTAAAGATTACGAACTTGATTTTTGTAAACACTCATTGTATATGGTCTTTCTAGTGCATTTGCGAGTTATTATTACTACTTATTATACATGAGCAGGGTTTATCTTATGTACATTCTTTGGTAGTGATTGTTGTGGGGttttcttataatttaaaaaaaaaaaaaaaagaatccatAAAggcaaaataaacaaatttctcataaaatctcttaattttatttatttattttaaatgtgcatttagatatagTAGGGGATGATGGGTTTTCTGTGGGGAAACAGGTAATAACTGAAGGGAAAAGCCAAAGTTCCACTAAAACCCTAGCTTGTGTTACTATTGATTtgttgaaagtatatatatacaaaatgaaagtaagtatatataagtatgtatgtatggaaCTTTAATgatgtaataaaaaatatagattagtggctttttattttattttattttttatcacccatcacaatatacaaaaaaatcaatatattagaaaaaatgtAACATAAACCTAGATA contains the following coding sequences:
- the LOC116004082 gene encoding uncharacterized protein LOC116004082 → MSTLCWNCRGLGNPRTVRELIDLVYIKKPDFIFLMETKVGRIHAECVRIKLGFEGLFYVDNVGLSGGLALFWRTNNTAKLLSFSKNHIDVEVSLTGYGVWRMTGFYGFPERGRRSESWDLLRSLAGRSPLPWVVLGDFNDLLFQYEKRGGNPHPDSLLRGFGEAVADCGLSQLSMHGHPFTWQRGKGTTDWLEERLDKVLAREDWCDALPCATVTNILTRTSDHSALYLGIKDVRPRHHRARRRFRFEMAWLHDEGCRHQVEGAWEEGRDGGFLRRLEHCGDRLLRWSGDRFHKFGERIKSLRKEQLHLQGAVDPLSLAEYQRIEAQYASARRKKNMLFRLKNDSSLWVENEGLFSLVLNYFEDIFTSNNSSPPTDYFFESVTPRVSQSQNENLLRPFEAEEVKAALFSMFPDKAPGPDGMNPGFYQHFWDVVGEDVTSFVLNCLSTCSFPEGLNDTNVVLIPKKCVPQMVTDLCPIALCNVVYKFMAKMIANRMKPLLGDVISESQSAFIPDRLITDNILIAAEMGHYLNRNQNGVVGWGALKLDMAKAYDRMEWSFLRRMLLALGFADDWVKLIMLCVSSVSYNFQVNGEIIGQVSPTQGIRQGDPLSPYLFIICAEGLSLLLQQAESRGSFHGCRVARGAPSVSHLLFADDSLLFFKANAQEAGVIKQCLNKYEAMSGQAVNFHKSSVCFSRNTSVADREEVAAVLGVNQAPNFGKYLGLPSFVGRNKKVVFSYIEDKIRHRIGSWNKRLLSRAGKEVLLKSVAQSMPTFCMSVFLLPESVCLSIERVMNRYWWGSGGDRGIHWNAWDRLCVPKKYGGLGFKELRAFNLAMLGKQVWRFLTNPHSLVARIYKARYFPKSSFIDASVGGCPSYCWRSIMAAHDLVCSGVRRRIGNGKSTLIWGHPWLPDDPGPMVQTVMPQTLAGAAVSGLIDPTTNTWDQTILHDIFTLNDVRRILSIPFLAAVAVLYFIWTARNKAVWDACLPTPRRVWQMATSAADAWRQVHQHMPGPSTPDGVEAGATLSAAVHQGDMLHRCFFDAGFLPKSRKASVGVVLLSPEGDFVAAFNSPMQDCLSPLMAESVACKEVLSWIKDRGLGSVVHFTDCSGLQQLLTSVRNDILSYVAFSVNASKLIMSTFDHCSVRTVSRSANLAAHSLASLAFSQPNALYWDVFPPDSISSLI